The nucleotide sequence TGAGGGCTCCAAAAATATCAGTGGGTCTTTGTCACCTTTAAGACTCCAGCACATCAGCAGTGGTGGGGACCAGTGGAGGGAGGAACACCTAGCAGAAGGGGAAGGAGTGCCTCGCAGTCATGGCATTATCCAGGGAAAGGAGACACAGCAGCATAGGTGTAGAAAGGTGTCTCCTACCTGGCAGTCAATTGGACTTGCTGGTAGGCCTACTCCTTTGGTCCTTACCTAAATATGAAGGACACCTAGAGGGCTGGGCCTTGCATGTGTCGACTGAGCCAGCCACAGAGTTCGGTCATTACCTAATTTGATTCCCACAGTAGCTCTATAAAGCATGtactatcttcattttatagacaaataggctgattttaaagaaacatatcTGTAATAATTGCCAGGTTTGTGCTTCTAAATAAGAGATCCAGAGGTAATATAAGATTTATGTCTTTAAATTGTGCCTCAAGTATTTATTGTCTCCATTCCCTTTATAAGCTGATTGGTAAGTTATTTacatcttacatttttttctgacacATGTGTATTCATtttggaaaaatgagaaaaaacattaaaaaaataaagaaaataagaaaaagatgcattctgatgtgtatatatattatattatacatgcttttaaatgagatagtatatCTACAGACTGCTTTCTAAACTGCTTTATTAGCTTTACAATATGCAATAGACATCTTTCCATGCAAGTTGATAAAATCTCCCCTGCTGACAGAAAAACTTACAGACTAAgtcaaaagtgaaaattaaatctCCAATCAGAAAAATGACAGAACACAAAAGGTTCACAGTAAAGGGTAcatcaagaaaatgcaagttTGGGAAGCAGGGTGGTATACGATTATTAACCTCAGCATTCAAGGCATAAGGCAAAATTCATCATGATGATCATGGTGAGGAGGATCTCCAATAAGAATGCGCAGACTGTACCTCAACTGAAGCTCCCTAATTTTCCTCCTTAGCTCTCTCATCTCCTCCATGAACCTTTCCATATCATCTGCATCTCCATCTATGATGTCAATGTTATTGACAAGCCTATTGGGCATATCCTCTCTAAAATCTTGGGCAGGTGGAGCCCATTCCCCTCTAATGTTTCCTCCAGGTTCTTGGCCTTCACCACCTCCCAAAGGGCGGGCTTCCTCATTCTGCACTGGAACCTGCTCCTCTCCTCTGCTTTCCTTGGGGACATTTTCcatcttgagatttttttttcctgcttcttcttCCTAGTAGATAAAAGGATTGAATGTTTTGTAAGAACAGGATTCAGAGCTCTGTGAGCAAAGGTTTTCCCACCTGAGAGACTTCGTGTGCCCTCTAAGGGGTGCCGCAGATCTAGCCCTGCCCCAAAGCCCACCATTTTCCCTGAAAATCCGTCCCAGGGCCACTCCTGGCACAGAAACGTAGGACAGGTAGTGGGCTGGACCGTCGCTGAAAAACCAGGTCTTAGCCTCCAGGGATCTTGATATGCCCTCCAGGGGCACCCCAGAGCTTGCCCCTTTACTCCCTTCTTCCCTCACCAGCCAGAG is from Orcinus orca chromosome X, mOrcOrc1.1, whole genome shotgun sequence and encodes:
- the BEX5 gene encoding protein BEX5 — its product is MENVPKESRGEEQVPVQNEEARPLGGGEGQEPGGNIRGEWAPPAQDFREDMPNRLVNNIDIIDGDADDMERFMEEMRELRRKIRELQLRYSLRILIGDPPHHDHHDEFCLMP